A genomic region of Metopolophium dirhodum isolate CAU chromosome 1, ASM1992520v1, whole genome shotgun sequence contains the following coding sequences:
- the LOC132936885 gene encoding death-associated inhibitor of apoptosis 1-like — translation MATPPNDKPVSQTLATTLKIEKNIIRSNGYPIILNTSYPINESVFDNPLQPISRPTSVEEIPSWDLSIYENRLKTFAGEWILQFITPTQMAKAGFYYIGPQDRVRCMFCSLELDYWKHGEDPVGEHKKRSPHCAFFNDSSAGYDVCGIYASGPADVRSNIESPKLQDVLESVGILQKIKEPMHKDFATLEARLESFENCLIPLKQNIQTLCEAGLYYQGTGTNDYMSCYYCGQGLIDWKDNDEPWTEHAKWSKTCNYVLLNKGKNFVDEAYGVESTKLNATELRKWIAEHKDTSITENNMKVNSTKKKLDQSNISNIGQIKITSVENLLFCQKQDPNTMPDSMLCKICYKEEMKVACIPCGHIVACIQCALTLTHCAMCRQPLCMLMRVHLSMDEEKVKDVEQLPCSSSQCLDVQADPMLCKVCHKEEMAAVFIPCRHVYACFKCGADMNECPACKESICCTIQVYL, via the exons ATGGCTACACCCCCTAATGATAAACCTGTATCACAGACGTTAGCAACTACTTtaaaaattgagaaaaatatCATTCGGTCAAACGGATATCCAATCATTTTGAATACTTCATATCCTATAAATGAATCTGTTTTTGATAATCCACTTCAGCCAATATCTAGACCAACGTCTGTTGAGGAAATACCTTCTTGGGATTTGAGCATATACGAAAATCGCTTAAAAACATTTGCTGGAGAAtggatattacaatttataacccCTACCCAAATGGCCAAAGCTGGATTTTATTACATTGGCCCACAAGATCGTGTTAGATGTATGTTTTGTTCTTTAGAACTCGATTATTGGAAACATGGTGAAGATCCAGTTGGTGAACATAAAAAACGGTCTCCACATTGTGCATTTTTTAATGACTCTTctg ctGGTTATGATGTGTGTGGTATTTATGCGTCGGGTCCTGCTGATGTCCGTTCTAACATTGAGTCACCCAAGTTACAAGATGTTTTAGAATCTGTTGGTATTCTGCAAAAAATTAAAGAACCTATGCACAAAGATTTTGCCACCTTAGAAGCACGCTTGGAATCCtttgaaaattgtttgataCCATTAAAACAGAATATTCAAACTCTATGTGAAGCGGGATTGTATTATCaag gcACTGGTACAAATGACTATATGTCATGTTATTACTGTGGTCAAGGTCTTATTGACTGGAAAGATAACGATGAACCATGGACAGAACATGCCAAATGGTCAAAAACTTGTAATTATGTGTTGTTGAATAAAGGGAAAAACTTTGTTGACGAAGCATATGGTGTTGAAAGCACAAAATTAAACGCAACg gAGTTACGCAAATGGATTGCTGAACATAAGGATACGTCTAtcactgaaaataatatgaaagtaaATTCGACAAAAAA AAAACTTGATCAGTCAAACATTTCCAACATAGGTCAAATCAAAATAACATCTGTGGAAAACTTACTGTTTTGTCAAAAGCAAGATCCCAATACAATGCCAGATTCTATGCTGTGCAAGATTTGCTATAAAGAAGAAATGAAAGTCGCTTGTATCCCTTGCGGCCATATTGTCGCCTGCATTCAATGCGCTTTAACACTCACACATTGTGCTATGTGTAGACAGCCATTGTGTATGCTAATGAGAGTACACTTATCAATGGATGAAGAAAAAGTTAAAGATGTCGAACAGTTACCATGCAGTTCATCACAGTGTTTGGATGTACAAGCAGACCCAATGCTTTGCAAAGTATGCCATAAAGAAGAAATGGCAGCGGTATTTATACCCTGTAGACATGTTTATGCCTGCTTCAAATGCGGTGCAGATATGAACGAGTGCCCGGCGTGTAAAGAAAGTATCTGTTGCACTATTCAAGTGTACTTATAA